From the Butyrivibrio fibrisolvens genome, one window contains:
- the uvrB gene encoding excinuclease ABC subunit UvrB — MDKFKLVSTFKPTGDQPQAIEKLVQGFKDGNQFETLLGVTGSGKTFTMANIIAALNKPTLIISHNKTLAGQLYGEMKEFFPENAVEYFVSYYDYYQPEAYVPQTDTYIAKDSSINDEIDKLRLSATASLAERNDVIVVASVSCIYGLGSPDEFKGMSISLRPGMSKDRDDVIKDLIAIQYQRNDMDLSRCNFRVHGDVVEVFPANADDYLIRIEFFGDEIDRICEVEPLSGKVTHELEHVMIYPASHYVVPQEKINRACENIEKELEDQVRFFKGEDKLIEAQRIAERTNFDIEMMRETGFCSGIENYSRHLNFMAPGEPPLTLMDFFPRDFLIIVDESHMSIPQIGAMYHGDRSRKETLVNYGFRLPSALDNRPLNFEEFEARIDQMLFCSATPGKYEQEHELLRAEQVIRPTGLLDPEVDVRPTEGQIDDLLAEIRKETGNKNKVLVTTLTKRMAEDLTEYLAENGVRVKYLHSDIDTLERAEIIRDMRLDVFDVLVGINLLREGLDIPEITLVAILDADKEGFLRSETSLVQTIGRAARNSEGHVIMYADNMTESMQNAIDETNRRREIQMKYNKEHGITPQTIKKAVRDLIAITKEITKEEVKFEKDPESMSRDELEKLIGKVQKKMKKAAAELDFETAAALRDQMLSLKTHLNELTGGV, encoded by the coding sequence ATGGACAAATTCAAGCTTGTAAGTACTTTTAAGCCTACCGGCGATCAGCCACAGGCTATAGAGAAACTGGTCCAGGGATTTAAGGACGGCAACCAGTTTGAAACCCTCCTTGGCGTAACAGGTTCCGGCAAGACCTTCACCATGGCCAATATAATAGCTGCCCTTAATAAGCCAACCCTAATCATATCTCACAATAAAACCCTTGCCGGTCAGCTCTATGGTGAGATGAAAGAGTTTTTCCCTGAAAATGCAGTTGAATATTTTGTATCCTACTACGATTACTACCAGCCAGAGGCATATGTACCGCAGACGGATACTTATATAGCCAAGGACTCTTCTATAAATGATGAGATAGATAAATTAAGACTTTCTGCAACAGCATCTCTTGCCGAAAGAAACGATGTCATAGTCGTAGCATCTGTTTCCTGCATATACGGCCTTGGAAGCCCTGACGAATTCAAAGGTATGTCTATATCCTTAAGACCCGGCATGTCCAAAGACAGAGATGATGTCATCAAAGACCTTATAGCAATACAGTATCAGCGCAACGATATGGATTTATCCCGTTGTAACTTCCGTGTACACGGCGATGTAGTAGAGGTATTCCCTGCCAATGCCGACGACTACCTTATAAGGATCGAGTTCTTCGGTGATGAGATTGACAGGATATGCGAAGTCGAACCACTTTCAGGCAAGGTAACTCACGAGCTCGAGCACGTTATGATATACCCTGCTTCCCACTATGTTGTCCCTCAGGAGAAGATCAACAGGGCATGTGAGAATATAGAAAAAGAGCTTGAAGATCAGGTCCGCTTCTTTAAAGGTGAAGACAAGCTTATAGAAGCTCAGCGTATAGCTGAAAGGACCAACTTCGATATTGAGATGATGAGGGAGACAGGTTTTTGCTCAGGAATTGAGAACTACTCAAGGCATCTTAATTTTATGGCACCAGGGGAGCCGCCTCTTACACTTATGGATTTCTTCCCAAGAGACTTCCTAATAATCGTGGACGAATCTCACATGTCTATCCCACAGATAGGCGCTATGTATCACGGCGACAGAAGCAGAAAAGAAACTCTTGTCAATTATGGTTTCAGACTTCCATCCGCTCTTGATAACAGGCCTCTGAACTTCGAAGAGTTTGAAGCAAGGATCGACCAGATGCTCTTCTGCTCAGCCACCCCCGGTAAATACGAACAGGAGCACGAGCTACTAAGAGCCGAACAAGTCATAAGACCAACAGGTCTTCTGGATCCCGAAGTTGACGTAAGACCTACTGAAGGTCAGATAGATGATCTCCTTGCAGAGATAAGAAAAGAAACCGGCAACAAGAATAAGGTTCTTGTAACTACGCTCACAAAGCGTATGGCAGAAGATCTTACAGAATACCTTGCTGAAAATGGCGTAAGAGTCAAATATCTCCACTCTGATATAGATACACTGGAACGAGCTGAGATCATCAGGGATATGCGTCTTGATGTATTTGATGTACTAGTCGGCATCAACCTGCTTAGAGAGGGTCTTGATATCCCTGAGATAACTCTTGTAGCTATCCTGGATGCAGACAAGGAAGGATTCCTTAGATCAGAAACCTCTCTTGTACAGACCATAGGACGAGCTGCCAGAAATTCAGAAGGCCATGTAATCATGTATGCCGACAATATGACAGAGTCTATGCAAAATGCCATAGATGAGACCAACAGACGTCGTGAGATACAGATGAAATACAATAAGGAACATGGTATCACTCCTCAGACTATCAAGAAAGCTGTTCGTGACCTTATCGCTATAACCAAGGAGATCACCAAAGAAGAAGTCAAGTTTGAGAAAGATCCTGAATCTATGAGCCGAGACGAACTTGAAAAGCTCATTGGCAAGGTTCAAAAGAAGATGAAAAAAGCAGCTGCAGAACTCGATTTCGAGACCGCTGCTGCTCTTAGAGACCAGATGCTATCACTAAAAACTCATCTTAACGAGCTTACAGGTGGAGTATGA
- a CDS encoding S41 family peptidase encodes MEDNKFEDHDLYQSDHDTDGTVPPETGKKFSWGTFFLGVIAGAFISTCVFGVSYALVRNNPSTITIGTLEQANNRSSSKTDSNEDESASEDGAFQEDDHESVVNDDTMAKLQLLEQTIDTYYIDSENVSTKTLEDGMYEGMLDSLGDVYSVYYTEEELNALMEDTNGIYYGIGAYISTDATTGLPVIAGVMDGSPAQEAGLKDGDICYKVDGELTESMELEEFISKVKGEEHTTVVLTVVRQGESDYLDIEVERRQIETPTVNYEMKDGNIGYIQIKEFDSVTSDQFAEALATLKGQGMKGLVIDLRSNPGGNLDTVCEIANMLLPKGTIVYTVDKDGNRVDYDCDGENEIDVPMAVLVNEYSASASEILAGAIKDYEKGVLVGTTTFGKGIVQRIIPFSDGTAVKLTVSKYYTPNGVNIHGTGIDPDVVIEYDAEAAEKGIDNQLDKALELLK; translated from the coding sequence ATGGAAGACAACAAATTTGAAGATCATGATCTGTATCAAAGTGATCATGATACAGATGGAACAGTTCCACCTGAAACAGGGAAAAAATTTAGCTGGGGAACATTTTTTCTTGGAGTAATAGCCGGTGCATTTATAAGCACCTGCGTATTTGGGGTAAGCTATGCCCTTGTTAGAAATAATCCGTCAACGATAACTATAGGTACACTTGAGCAGGCCAATAATAGAAGCAGCTCGAAGACAGATTCAAATGAAGATGAGTCAGCTTCTGAAGACGGCGCTTTTCAGGAAGATGACCATGAATCTGTAGTCAATGATGATACAATGGCTAAGCTCCAGCTACTTGAGCAGACGATAGATACATACTATATAGATTCCGAAAATGTATCAACCAAGACTCTTGAAGACGGCATGTATGAAGGAATGCTGGATAGCCTTGGGGATGTATATTCTGTATATTATACAGAAGAAGAGCTCAATGCTCTTATGGAAGATACCAATGGTATCTATTATGGAATCGGCGCATATATAAGCACTGATGCTACAACAGGACTTCCTGTGATAGCAGGAGTTATGGATGGATCACCTGCTCAGGAAGCAGGCCTCAAAGATGGTGATATCTGTTATAAAGTAGACGGAGAGCTCACAGAATCAATGGAGCTTGAAGAGTTTATCAGTAAGGTCAAGGGAGAAGAGCATACAACTGTTGTCCTTACAGTAGTAAGACAGGGTGAGTCTGATTATCTTGATATAGAAGTCGAAAGACGTCAGATAGAAACTCCAACTGTTAATTATGAGATGAAAGATGGCAACATTGGATATATACAGATCAAAGAGTTCGACTCTGTAACCAGTGATCAGTTTGCAGAAGCTCTTGCAACTCTGAAAGGTCAGGGCATGAAGGGCCTTGTGATAGATCTAAGATCTAACCCGGGCGGCAATCTTGATACTGTATGTGAGATAGCCAATATGCTTCTTCCTAAGGGAACAATAGTTTATACAGTTGATAAAGATGGTAACAGAGTAGATTATGACTGTGATGGCGAAAACGAGATCGATGTTCCAATGGCGGTTCTTGTAAACGAATACTCTGCAAGTGCATCAGAGATTCTGGCTGGTGCTATCAAAGATTATGAAAAAGGTGTTCTTGTTGGAACTACAACCTTTGGTAAAGGAATCGTTCAAAGGATAATTCCTTTTAGCGATGGAACAGCTGTTAAGCTTACTGTAAGTAAGTACTATACACCAAATGGAGTCAACATCCATGGAACAGGCATAGATCCGGATGTTGTGATCGAGTACGATGCTGAGGCTGCTGAGAAAGGAATTGACAATCAGCTTGATAAGGCGCTTGAACTGCTAAAATGA
- a CDS encoding murein hydrolase activator EnvC family protein, which yields MVMVTLCITMFSDNLAIKSYAEVTQESIKEKEDQINEAKKERDQMKSSLTDIETVKKELEKDKNNLNEYITQLDASLSDMQANIDALEQQITDKEAEIEETKKELEAAKEQQQKQYESMKERIRFMYERGDTYLLELLIESDSYADMLNKAEYISEISAYDNQKLQEYILTTQLIALTQSALEEEQATLEEAKADVEAEQASMEALLAEKQTQLSAVNADISDKEAAIKEYEAQIAEENETIAALEKAVEADKAKLANQSKRTYDGGMFTWPCPAYTRISDDYGMRMHPTLGVQKMHNGIDLAAPTGSSILAAYSGTVVAAAYSSSMGNYIMIDHGDGLYTIYMHASALYVSTGQEVSAGQNIAAVGSTGRSTGPHLHFGVRLNGSYVSPWNYLK from the coding sequence ATGGTAATGGTGACACTGTGCATTACAATGTTTAGTGATAACCTCGCCATTAAAAGCTATGCAGAAGTCACGCAGGAAAGTATCAAAGAAAAGGAAGATCAGATAAACGAAGCAAAAAAAGAGCGTGACCAGATGAAATCGTCTCTTACTGATATAGAGACTGTCAAAAAAGAGCTTGAGAAAGATAAGAATAATCTCAATGAATATATTACGCAGCTTGATGCTTCACTGTCAGATATGCAGGCTAATATTGATGCCTTGGAGCAGCAGATAACTGATAAAGAGGCTGAGATAGAGGAGACTAAAAAGGAACTGGAAGCTGCCAAAGAGCAGCAGCAAAAGCAGTATGAATCCATGAAGGAAAGAATCAGGTTCATGTATGAGCGAGGCGATACATACCTGTTGGAACTTCTGATAGAGTCTGATAGCTATGCGGACATGCTTAATAAGGCAGAGTATATATCTGAAATATCCGCGTATGATAATCAAAAGCTTCAGGAATACATACTGACCACACAGCTTATAGCGCTGACTCAAAGTGCTCTTGAAGAAGAACAGGCAACGCTTGAAGAAGCCAAAGCAGATGTAGAGGCTGAGCAGGCTAGTATGGAAGCTCTTCTTGCAGAAAAACAGACACAGCTTTCGGCTGTCAACGCAGATATTTCTGACAAGGAAGCTGCAATAAAAGAATATGAGGCTCAGATTGCAGAGGAAAATGAGACTATTGCTGCTCTTGAAAAGGCTGTAGAGGCTGATAAAGCTAAGCTTGCAAATCAGAGCAAAAGGACTTATGATGGCGGTATGTTCACCTGGCCGTGTCCTGCTTATACCAGAATCTCTGATGATTATGGTATGAGAATGCATCCTACACTTGGTGTTCAGAAGATGCATAATGGTATAGACCTTGCAGCTCCTACAGGATCCAGTATACTGGCGGCCTATAGCGGAACTGTTGTAGCTGCTGCATATTCAAGCTCCATGGGCAATTATATCATGATAGATCATGGCGATGGACTTTATACCATCTATATGCATGCATCTGCCTTGTATGTATCTACAGGTCAGGAAGTATCTGCAGGACAGAATATAGCTGCAGTAGGATCTACAGGAAGATCCACAGGCCCGCATCTTCATTTTGGTGTGCGCCTTAACGGGTCTTATGTAAGTCCTTGGAATTATTTGAAATAA
- the ftsX gene encoding permease-like cell division protein FtsX, with product MRIFSTFFYTIGQGFRNLTRNRWYTLASIATIAACLFLLGMFYSIIVNFSNIVKTAEEGVSVTVFFKQGTTEEQILAFQSSIQNRTEVSKVEYISAEAAWESFKTDYLGEYADGFTENPLADSANLQIYMTDVSLQPSLVTYLESHQDIVREVRRSEITASTLSGMNKLIALISVGIILILLCVSVFLISNTVTIGISVRKSEITIAKYIGATDYFVRAPFVIEGILIGIIGSIIPLIVIYFLYNKVVEYITTHYSILSNLLTFLPVQHIYESLVPISVLIGVGIGFFGSAFTVRRHLSV from the coding sequence ATGAGGATTTTTAGTACTTTTTTCTATACAATAGGCCAGGGCTTCCGTAACCTGACAAGAAACCGCTGGTATACACTTGCATCCATCGCAACAATAGCTGCGTGTCTCTTCCTTCTTGGCATGTTCTATTCGATAATTGTTAACTTTTCAAATATTGTTAAGACAGCTGAGGAAGGCGTTTCAGTAACAGTATTTTTTAAACAGGGTACTACAGAAGAACAGATACTTGCTTTTCAGTCCTCTATTCAGAACAGAACTGAGGTCAGCAAGGTAGAATATATCTCAGCTGAGGCGGCATGGGAGAGCTTTAAGACAGATTATCTCGGAGAATATGCTGATGGTTTTACAGAAAACCCTCTTGCAGATTCTGCCAATCTTCAGATTTATATGACAGATGTATCTCTTCAGCCTTCGCTTGTCACATATCTTGAAAGTCACCAGGATATTGTAAGAGAAGTCAGAAGATCAGAGATTACAGCTTCTACGCTTAGTGGCATGAATAAGCTTATAGCTCTTATATCAGTTGGAATCATATTGATACTACTTTGCGTATCGGTATTCCTTATAAGTAATACTGTTACGATAGGTATATCAGTAAGAAAATCAGAGATTACTATTGCCAAATACATAGGTGCTACTGACTATTTTGTCAGAGCGCCATTTGTTATCGAGGGTATTCTCATTGGTATTATAGGATCTATTATTCCGCTTATCGTTATTTACTTTTTGTATAATAAAGTTGTTGAGTATATTACAACACATTATTCTATACTCAGTAACTTGCTGACATTCTTGCCGGTCCAGCATATTTATGAATCACTTGTTCCGATTTCAGTGCTGATCGGAGTAGGTATTGGCTTCTTTGGTAGTGCATTCACTGTGCGCAGACATCTTAGTGTATAA
- the ftsE gene encoding cell division ATP-binding protein FtsE: MITLENVTKSYTTGSPALDGISLHIKKGEFVFIVGDSGSGKSTLIKLLLRELTATEGDITVMGYNLNHIRHRKIPKFRRNLGIVFQDFRLLPDRNVYENVAFAQHIIQKPGSEIRRNVPKILATVGLAGKYKNKVTQLSGGEQQRVALARALVNKPTILLADEPTGNLDPNTSWEIMKLLEKINENGTTIVMVTHNREIVNAMQKRVITMKKGVIVDDAEKGVYIDDEDF, translated from the coding sequence ATAATAACACTTGAGAATGTGACTAAATCCTATACAACCGGATCTCCGGCCCTTGATGGAATCTCACTTCACATCAAAAAGGGCGAATTTGTATTTATAGTAGGAGATTCCGGTTCAGGTAAGTCTACACTTATAAAGCTTCTTCTACGTGAGCTCACTGCTACAGAGGGTGATATCACGGTAATGGGATACAACCTGAATCATATAAGGCATCGTAAGATACCGAAGTTCCGCCGTAATCTCGGCATAGTATTCCAGGATTTCAGACTGCTTCCTGATAGGAACGTATATGAGAATGTGGCATTTGCCCAGCATATCATCCAGAAACCGGGAAGTGAGATTCGCAGAAATGTACCAAAGATTCTGGCAACAGTTGGTCTTGCCGGCAAATATAAAAATAAAGTAACTCAGCTCTCCGGAGGTGAGCAGCAGCGTGTTGCGCTTGCTAGAGCACTTGTTAATAAACCAACTATCCTTCTTGCGGATGAGCCTACTGGTAATCTTGATCCCAATACTTCATGGGAGATCATGAAGCTGCTTGAGAAGATCAATGAAAATGGAACGACCATAGTTATGGTTACTCATAACCGTGAGATCGTTAATGCAATGCAGAAGCGTGTTATTACAATGAAAAAAGGCGTCATAGTTGACGACGCTGAGAAGGGCGTATATATCGATGATGAGGATTTTTAG
- a CDS encoding PucR family transcriptional regulator, with the protein MISNQILQNTIDGLKNIAHVELCVLDVDGKEVASTLAEAADVSVSAREFVASPADSQEIQGQQYFKIYDEQQLEYILIAKGSGENIYMLGKMIAFQLQSLLVAYKERFDKDNFIKNLLLDNLLLVDIYSRAKKLHIQSDSPRVTMIMESDNGRDAGALEITRTHIGSTGDDFVTEVDEDNVIIVKDVSSMDSPSEISKFASGLAQELEKDGLKGVRIAVGTTVKEIKEVSRSYKEAKMALDVGKIFFEGRKVISYGELGIGRLIYQLPIPLCKMFIKEIFGGKNPDDFDEETLVTIDKFFENNLNVSETSRQLFIHRNTLVYRLDKLQKSTGLDLRIFEDAITFKIALMVVKYMKYMEKFEY; encoded by the coding sequence ATGATTTCAAATCAGATATTACAGAATACTATTGACGGCCTTAAGAACATCGCTCATGTTGAGCTTTGCGTACTTGATGTCGACGGCAAAGAGGTTGCATCTACACTGGCAGAGGCAGCAGATGTATCTGTTTCCGCAAGAGAGTTTGTAGCATCTCCTGCAGATTCTCAGGAAATTCAGGGTCAGCAGTATTTTAAAATATATGATGAGCAGCAGCTTGAATATATTCTGATCGCAAAGGGTAGCGGTGAGAATATCTATATGCTGGGCAAGATGATTGCATTCCAGCTTCAGAGCTTGCTTGTAGCCTATAAAGAGCGTTTTGACAAGGACAACTTCATCAAGAACCTCCTTCTTGATAACCTGCTGCTTGTTGATATCTATTCACGTGCCAAGAAGCTTCATATTCAGTCTGATTCTCCTAGAGTTACTATGATCATGGAGTCTGACAATGGAAGAGATGCAGGAGCGCTTGAGATTACAAGGACTCATATTGGCTCTACAGGCGATGACTTCGTTACAGAAGTAGATGAGGATAATGTCATCATCGTCAAGGATGTGTCATCTATGGACTCTCCATCTGAGATCAGTAAGTTTGCATCAGGCCTTGCTCAGGAACTCGAGAAGGATGGCCTTAAGGGAGTGCGTATTGCTGTAGGTACTACAGTCAAAGAGATCAAGGAAGTCAGCCGTTCCTACAAGGAAGCCAAGATGGCTCTTGATGTCGGCAAGATCTTCTTCGAAGGCCGTAAAGTAATAAGCTATGGTGAACTTGGAATAGGAAGACTTATATATCAGCTGCCTATACCTCTTTGCAAGATGTTCATTAAAGAGATTTTTGGTGGCAAGAATCCTGATGATTTTGATGAAGAGACTCTTGTTACTATCGATAAATTCTTTGAGAATAACCTTAACGTATCCGAAACATCAAGACAGCTTTTCATACATCGTAATACTCTTGTATATCGTCTGGACAAGCTTCAGAAGAGTACAGGACTTGATCTTCGTATCTTTGAAGATGCTATTACTTTCAAGATCGCACTTATGGTTGTTAAATACATGAAATACATGGAAAAGTTTGAATATTAA
- a CDS encoding YjfB family protein: MDIASLSTALSMSKLQNDFGVAMFAKQLDTYQDMGAAMTQSLDEIGKQMELSVNPGVGSNIDLSV; encoded by the coding sequence ATGGATATTGCATCACTATCTACCGCGCTATCCATGAGCAAACTTCAAAACGACTTTGGCGTAGCGATGTTTGCAAAACAGCTGGATACCTATCAAGACATGGGAGCAGCAATGACGCAGTCCCTCGACGAAATAGGTAAACAGATGGAATTATCTGTCAACCCCGGTGTAGGCAGCAATATTGACCTTTCTGTATGA